The sequence GCGACACCGGCGGACTCCCTCATCCACCACACGGTCCGAGATCTGCAGCCGATCGAGACGTGGGGACGGGGCCGGGTCTTCCTGCTCGGCGATGCCGCCCATGCGACGACCCCGAACCTGGGCCGCGGGTCCGGAGTGGCGATGGCCGACGCCGTCGTCCTGGCCGACCTCCTGGGTGCCACCGATCTCACCGACGCCGGCCAGCTCGCCACCGTGCTGGAGGCCTACAGCCGGTCCCGCACACCGGAAGCGCATGCCCTGCAGAGGACCTCCTGGCGGATCGGCAACATCACCTCCTGGGACAACGCGGTGATGACCCACGCGCGCGACCTGATGATGCGCACCGTGGTCGGGCGGCGCCAGGTCGCCGAGATCGGCGAGCAGTTCGTCCAGGCCGCGGCGTTGCAGCCCCCGGGTCAGCGCTGGGGCAACGTAGCGTGAGTGGCTATCAGCGCGCGATGGTCACGGGGCGCCGCCATTGACGAACTGAGTCTCCCCGTCGACCCAGCGGCCCGTCCGGCGAGGAATGCGACCATCTCGGCTACGTTCTCTGGGTCGCCCAGGCGATCGAATGGGTTGTTGCTCCCAATTTGGTCGATCAACTCCTGCTTCTTGTCTACTCGCATTGTCGGCGCTGCCGCTCTTGGACGCACCGCTACCCCAAGTGCTCCATACGAACTCCCGACCCGCGCGCTCCCGGTCTGTGAGATGGGTTTCGGTCTGGTGAACGCGAAGGATGGCTGCGGTCTGTGCCGCCGGGACCGTCGCGAAGCATTCTGCGGGTTGTTTGGCGAGCGAGCTCGCTACCCAGGCGCCGGTGTGGCAGTGAACGTCGGGTGGAAATAGTCGTACAAGCCGGGCTCGATCCGTTGGGCGAAGCGAAGTCGCATCCGCACCACGTCGAGATCGCCCATCTTGGTTTGTTCGGCCTCGTGCGACGTTGCTTGCCCGAGGTAGTAGAAGTCCGTTCCCTCCGCGTCATCTTTCTTGACGAAGACATGCAGATCGACGTCGTTGGACACGATCGTACGGACCTCCGCGCTCTGCATGGTGCGACGGCTGCGCGTGTACCAGAGCATGGTCGTTTCGTCGAGAAGAGCATCCGCATAGGCCGTGCTGACGGACACGTCGTGGGCCTTATGTAATGTCACGAAGATCGGGCATGTTCGGGTCTCCCGATCAACCTTGTATCCATACAAAGTCGACGCCCATTTTCGCGGAAGGCCGAGGTTGCGCAATACTTCCTTGCGAGAGTACTGACGACCAGCCGTAAATTTTTGCCGCGAATCATAGTTCTTGGCGATGAGAGCTAGGCCTGTCTCGACAAGGTCGTCGACTTCCTCGCGGAAGCGCGGATTGGCTCGGTAGGCCGTTGCGACCTCGGGATGCAGCGAGACGGATCCGTCAGCATCACACTCAGCGACTCCACCTCGGTACCGAATCAGATCAACCTCAGCGTACCCTTCCAAGGTAAAACTTGAAACCGCGCTGTCGACGTGTAGCCCGGTAGCGGGCAAGCCAGCGGACTCGAAGGCGTCGACGATACGGCTTGCAGGTACACGTGTATCGGCGAGGAGTTCCTTGAGCAACGTGAGTTCGTGTGCACGTTTCGCCGGGAAGACCTCAGCAGAGAGTAGCTGCAAAGCCCTGCTCTCAGAGTGCGAGAGTTCGGTGTCCTCCTTGAGTGCGCGCTCGATGAGGGCGGGATAGTGCTCCCGTTTAGTCGCCAACAGCACTGGGTCTACTGACTCGAAACGAAAGAAGTCCCACAGGCGGGGGACTGTTCCGACCCGGTTCCGCATTGCCACGATGGCAGCCTTCAGACGCGACATGTCATCGAGCCGGGTCGCTGTGATCGACCGTAGGATTCTCTCCTGGGCGATTTTGTCGAAATGCACGCTCGAGAGGCCGGATATGGCTCCCGACTCCTCCGCCGCGATCAAGTTTTGGCGTAGTGACTCCTTGTTGAGCGAGTCGTCGCCGAAGAGCGCGATCGGAATCAAGTAGTTGTTTGTGTAATTCCCAATGAAGTCGATGACGACGAGGTACTCCTTGCCGACGGACTTGCGTAGGCCACGACCGAGCTGCTGAACGAAGACGATCGACGACTCTGTCTGGCGCAGCATGACGACCTGGTTCACGGACGGAATGTCCACGCCCTCATTGAAGACGTCGACCGTCAAGATATAGTCGAGTTCGCCACCCTCGAGCCGCTTGACCGCCCCTTCTCGTTGTTCGACGGAGTCATCTCCGGTGAGGGCCGTCGTCCGCAGTGGCCGGCCTCTCAGTGATGATTGATCCAGGGCTTCTGATAGCGCGCGTGCTTCGTCCTTGCGGCTGCAGAAGATCAGTCCCTTTGGGGCGACGCCGGCCTGGCCGTAAGTCTCAAGCGCCCAGATCAGGTGATCTACACGATCCGGCGAGATGAGTTTGGGCAGGTTGCTTGTGGCTTCGACCGTAGTGCTGTCGGTGAAGGTGGCATCGGCGATGCCGTAGTAGTGGAACGGCGCGAGCATGCCTTCTTCGAGCGCATGGTTGAGGCGGATCTCATACGGAACGTTGTAGTCGAAGAGCTTGAAAACGTTGAAGCCGTCGGTGCGCTCGGGTGTCGCGGTCATGCCTAGCAGGAAGACGGGCTCGAAGTGGCCCAGAACGCGACGGTGTGACGACGCTCCCGCACGGTGTGCCTCGTCGATAATCACATAATCGAAGAGGTCCGCGGGGAGCTGGCTGAGGAAATGAGGCTGTGACAGAGTCTGGATCGTGGCAAAGAGATACCTAGCAGTGAGGTCCTTCGCCGATCCTGAGAGCTTTCCGTAGCTCTCATCGGAGCCTCCGAGAACGTATCGATACTCCTGGATGCTTCGGTCGAGAACCTGCTCACGATGCACGACGAAAAGTAGCCGTCGCGGATTGACGGCACGCACGTCTAATGCTGAGAGAATTGTCTTTCCGGTACCAGTGGCGGAGATGA is a genomic window of Ruania zhangjianzhongii containing:
- a CDS encoding DUF3427 domain-containing protein, with product MGADFSWARQFELDVDFGYVSHDTPNPPRKHNPLIVLNEDGTTVLRTLRDELAHCQSFTFSVAFVSSAAIALLKQDLLDFRGRGRIITSDYLGFNTPEAFEELHALTNLGVDVRLHRAAGFHPKGYIFQHANSVTAMMGSSNLTPSALLRNHEWNLKVTAAVGSDLGAQLARLVEGQLIDSVSLSEEWIAAYAQTYTAPPRRLPRIPTDVSALDPVSGGEPAGDRTPPFPPTAIQPNQMQRDALDALSRVRASGETRAVIISATGTGKTILSALDVRAVNPRRLLFVVHREQVLDRSIQEYRYVLGGSDESYGKLSGSAKDLTARYLFATIQTLSQPHFLSQLPADLFDYVIIDEAHRAGASSHRRVLGHFEPVFLLGMTATPERTDGFNVFKLFDYNVPYEIRLNHALEEGMLAPFHYYGIADATFTDSTTVEATSNLPKLISPDRVDHLIWALETYGQAGVAPKGLIFCSRKDEARALSEALDQSSLRGRPLRTTALTGDDSVEQREGAVKRLEGGELDYILTVDVFNEGVDIPSVNQVVMLRQTESSIVFVQQLGRGLRKSVGKEYLVVIDFIGNYTNNYLIPIALFGDDSLNKESLRQNLIAAEESGAISGLSSVHFDKIAQERILRSITATRLDDMSRLKAAIVAMRNRVGTVPRLWDFFRFESVDPVLLATKREHYPALIERALKEDTELSHSESRALQLLSAEVFPAKRAHELTLLKELLADTRVPASRIVDAFESAGLPATGLHVDSAVSSFTLEGYAEVDLIRYRGGVAECDADGSVSLHPEVATAYRANPRFREEVDDLVETGLALIAKNYDSRQKFTAGRQYSRKEVLRNLGLPRKWASTLYGYKVDRETRTCPIFVTLHKAHDVSVSTAYADALLDETTMLWYTRSRRTMQSAEVRTIVSNDVDLHVFVKKDDAEGTDFYYLGQATSHEAEQTKMGDLDVVRMRLRFAQRIEPGLYDYFHPTFTATPAPG